The following are from one region of the Luteimonas sp. MC1572 genome:
- the ccoO gene encoding cytochrome-c oxidase, cbb3-type subunit II has translation MSENKIPPPPNPHAKIERNVGLLIGLVAIAVSFGGLAEIVPLMYQAEAIEPLPGVEPYPALELAGRDVYVREGCYNCHSQMVRTLRFESERYGHYSLAGESVYDRPFQWGSKRTGPDLARVGGRYSDDWHRVHLIDPRAVVPESNMPSFPWLVDAEVNAEAVARNMRSLRRLGDPYSDEDLAGVADAVAGKTELDAVVAYLQGLGKHAPTGAAQ, from the coding sequence ATGAGTGAAAACAAGATTCCCCCGCCTCCGAACCCGCACGCGAAGATCGAGAGGAACGTCGGCCTGCTGATCGGGCTGGTCGCGATCGCCGTCTCGTTCGGTGGCCTGGCCGAGATCGTGCCGCTGATGTACCAGGCAGAAGCCATCGAGCCGTTGCCTGGCGTCGAACCCTATCCGGCGCTCGAGCTGGCCGGGCGCGACGTCTACGTCCGCGAGGGTTGCTACAACTGCCACTCGCAGATGGTCCGCACCCTGCGCTTCGAGTCCGAGCGCTACGGCCACTACTCGCTCGCCGGCGAGTCGGTCTACGACCGCCCGTTCCAGTGGGGCTCCAAGCGCACCGGGCCGGACCTGGCGCGCGTGGGCGGCCGCTATTCGGACGACTGGCACCGCGTCCACCTGATCGACCCGCGCGCGGTCGTGCCCGAGTCCAACATGCCGTCCTTCCCGTGGCTGGTGGATGCGGAGGTCAACGCCGAGGCGGTTGCACGCAACATGCGCAGCCTCAGGCGCCTGGGCGACCCCTACAGCGACGAGGACCTCGCCGGCGTGGCCGACGCGGTCGCCGGCAAGACCGAACTCGACGCGGTCGTGGCGTACCTGCAGGGGCTGGGCAAGCACGCACCCACGGGAGCGGCGCAATGA
- a CDS encoding cbb3-type cytochrome c oxidase subunit 3: MIGGLISLALLLLFVGSWIWIWRPAYKAEFDAAARLPLEDDSEEPGQ, encoded by the coding sequence ATGATCGGCGGGTTGATCAGCCTCGCGCTGCTGCTGCTCTTCGTCGGCAGCTGGATCTGGATCTGGAGGCCTGCGTACAAGGCCGAGTTCGACGCGGCCGCCAGGCTGCCCCTTGAGGACGATTCCGAGGAGCCCGGGCAATGA
- the ccoP gene encoding cytochrome-c oxidase, cbb3-type subunit III: MTTGWSIYVIALVLLNLAGCWALLRWTSRRHPGDPKPEDTGHVWDGDITEYNKPLPRWWIIGFYLTILYAIAYLLWYPGFGNFKGFGNWSSAIEHDADKATQDAVLAETFRPYDGRAISELAGDPRAVELGRAIFANTCATCHGSSAQGAVGYPNLSDDIWHWGASEDRILETILDGRQGVMPEWGTVLTGMGGNNAVLSVATYVRALAGDVPANDFFAAQGKGLYEGVCVACHGIDGKGNQDLGAPDLTDGYAMYGNSVESIMETVNKGRHGVMPAHRELLGETRSRLVASYVWSLSNPEATPSQGQPLGAQ; the protein is encoded by the coding sequence ATGACCACCGGTTGGAGCATTTACGTCATCGCGCTGGTGTTGCTCAACCTCGCGGGGTGCTGGGCGCTGCTGAGGTGGACGAGCCGCCGCCACCCGGGCGATCCCAAGCCCGAGGACACTGGCCATGTCTGGGACGGCGACATCACCGAGTACAACAAGCCGCTGCCGCGCTGGTGGATCATCGGCTTCTACCTGACGATCCTGTACGCGATCGCCTACCTGCTCTGGTATCCGGGCTTCGGCAACTTCAAGGGCTTCGGCAACTGGAGCTCGGCCATCGAGCACGACGCGGACAAGGCCACGCAGGACGCGGTGCTGGCTGAAACCTTCCGGCCCTACGACGGCCGTGCGATCTCCGAGCTTGCCGGCGACCCGCGCGCGGTCGAGCTGGGACGGGCGATCTTCGCCAACACCTGCGCCACCTGCCACGGCTCGTCCGCGCAGGGTGCGGTGGGTTACCCCAACCTCAGCGACGACATCTGGCATTGGGGCGCGTCGGAAGATCGCATCCTCGAGACCATCCTCGACGGCCGCCAGGGCGTGATGCCGGAATGGGGCACGGTGCTCACCGGCATGGGCGGCAACAACGCCGTGCTCTCCGTCGCCACCTACGTCCGCGCACTGGCCGGCGACGTCCCGGCGAACGACTTCTTCGCCGCACAGGGCAAGGGCCTGTACGAGGGCGTCTGCGTCGCATGCCACGGCATCGACGGCAAGGGCAACCAGGACCTCGGCGCGCCCGACCTGACCGACGGCTACGCCATGTACGGCAACTCGGTGGAGTCGATCATGGAGACCGTCAACAAGGGCCGCCACGGCGTCATGCCGGCGCATCGCGAACTGCTTGGCGAAACCCGCTCGCGACTGGTGGCCTCCTATGTATGGTCGCTGTCCAACCCCGAGGCCACGCCGAGCCAGGGCCAGCCACTGGGCGCGCAATGA
- a CDS encoding 4Fe-4S dicluster domain-containing protein produces MNRRIPLELAGDDGGSMYVSERKVYPREVSGRLNTLRVAAVFWLLGMFYVFPWLRWDGRQAVLFDLPARKFHVFGLTFWPQDFLFLALLLIIAALALFFFTALAGRLFCGYACPQTVWTEVFLWMERWTEGERNKRMRLDAGPWTREKLLRKGAKHTLWVVFALWTGFTFVGFFTPITELAERLPTLDWGGWETFWVLFYALATWGNAGFLREQVCKYMCPYARFQSAMFDRNTLIIAYDPMRGEPRGPRRRGLGSVAQRARGLLDQITAYDYVFRAALHPTAADNRVQAAGTITLGGIGEVAEPLPKFATEALGDCIDCTMCVQVCPTGIDIRNGLQYECIACGACIDACDDVMDKMGFERGLIRYSTQNAIDNKPTRVLRPRVLVYGALLLVLSVAWVAGVNMRSPLIVEVLRDRNALYRAVGGGEVENDYTIKLVNKTDQAGTYRIVIEGGAPGIELRGSGLDAVHAGPQQVISVPVIVVAPDSLKGRHSLTFRVETAAGDASETVDSSFFGPMP; encoded by the coding sequence ATGAACCGCCGTATCCCCCTGGAGCTTGCCGGCGACGATGGCGGCTCGATGTATGTCAGCGAGCGCAAGGTCTATCCGCGCGAAGTCTCCGGACGCCTCAACACCCTGCGCGTGGCCGCCGTGTTCTGGCTGCTCGGCATGTTCTACGTGTTTCCGTGGCTGCGCTGGGACGGCCGCCAGGCGGTGCTGTTCGACCTGCCGGCGCGCAAGTTCCACGTGTTCGGGCTCACGTTCTGGCCGCAGGACTTCCTGTTCCTGGCGCTGCTGCTGATCATCGCGGCGCTGGCGCTGTTCTTCTTCACCGCGCTGGCCGGACGCCTGTTCTGCGGCTACGCCTGCCCGCAGACGGTGTGGACCGAAGTTTTCCTGTGGATGGAGCGCTGGACCGAGGGCGAGCGCAACAAGCGCATGCGGCTCGACGCCGGCCCCTGGACGCGCGAGAAGCTCCTGCGCAAGGGCGCCAAGCACACGCTGTGGGTGGTGTTCGCGCTGTGGACCGGTTTCACGTTCGTCGGCTTCTTCACGCCCATCACCGAACTGGCCGAGCGCCTGCCGACACTCGACTGGGGTGGCTGGGAAACGTTCTGGGTACTGTTCTACGCCCTCGCCACCTGGGGCAATGCCGGCTTCCTGCGCGAGCAGGTGTGCAAGTACATGTGCCCCTACGCGCGTTTCCAGAGCGCGATGTTCGACCGCAACACCCTGATCATCGCCTACGACCCGATGCGCGGCGAACCGCGCGGCCCGCGCAGGCGTGGCCTGGGCAGCGTGGCGCAGCGCGCGCGCGGCCTGCTGGACCAGATCACCGCCTACGACTACGTGTTCCGGGCCGCGCTGCATCCGACCGCGGCCGACAACCGCGTGCAGGCCGCGGGCACCATCACGCTCGGTGGCATCGGCGAAGTCGCGGAGCCGCTGCCGAAATTCGCCACCGAGGCGCTGGGCGACTGCATCGACTGCACCATGTGCGTGCAGGTCTGCCCGACCGGCATCGACATCCGCAACGGTCTTCAGTACGAGTGCATCGCCTGCGGCGCCTGCATCGACGCCTGCGACGACGTGATGGACAAGATGGGCTTCGAGCGCGGCCTGATCCGCTACAGCACCCAGAATGCGATCGACAACAAGCCCACGCGTGTCCTGCGTCCGCGGGTGCTGGTGTACGGCGCGCTGCTGCTGGTGCTGTCCGTCGCCTGGGTCGCGGGCGTGAACATGCGCAGCCCGCTGATCGTCGAAGTGCTGCGCGACCGCAATGCGCTCTACCGCGCGGTGGGCGGCGGCGAAGTCGAGAACGACTACACCATCAAGCTGGTCAACAAGACTGACCAGGCCGGCACCTACCGCATCGTGATCGAAGGTGGCGCGCCCGGCATCGAGCTGCGCGGCAGCGGCCTGGATGCGGTGCACGCCGGCCCGCAGCAGGTGATCAGCGTCCCAGTGATCGTCGTCGCGCCGGATTCCCTCAAGGGTCGCCACTCGCTGACCTTCCGCGTCGAAACCGCCGCCGGCGATGCCAGCGAGACGGTCGACAGCAGCTTCTTCGGACCCATGCCATGA
- a CDS encoding FixH family protein encodes MTEQQKRPFWREPMMWLVIGLPLLSVVAGVILVGLATRDASDSVGDVVQRTAQIQVSDLGPDARARELGLSAIVRIDEGYVEVLPVTGKFDRTQHLRVLLRHPTLAADDIELSALPGEHGWRTGAEVALDHDWKLEVMPEGRPWRLQGRLPKGQRAAHVKPAISGEQP; translated from the coding sequence ATGACTGAACAGCAGAAACGTCCCTTCTGGCGCGAGCCGATGATGTGGCTCGTGATCGGGCTGCCGCTGTTGTCGGTGGTCGCCGGCGTGATCCTGGTCGGGCTGGCGACCCGCGACGCCAGCGATTCGGTGGGCGACGTCGTCCAGCGCACCGCGCAGATCCAGGTCTCCGACCTGGGGCCTGACGCCCGCGCCCGCGAGCTCGGCCTGAGCGCCATCGTCCGCATCGACGAGGGCTACGTCGAAGTGCTGCCGGTGACCGGCAAGTTCGACCGCACGCAGCACCTTCGCGTGCTGCTGCGCCACCCGACCCTCGCCGCAGACGACATCGAACTGAGCGCGCTGCCGGGCGAGCACGGCTGGCGCACCGGGGCGGAAGTCGCGCTCGACCACGACTGGAAGCTCGAGGTGATGCCCGAAGGCAGGCCGTGGCGCCTCCAGGGACGCCTGCCCAAGGGCCAGCGCGCCGCCCACGTGAAGCCGGCCATCTCCGGCGAGCAGCCGTAA
- a CDS encoding heavy metal translocating P-type ATPase produces MNAGAVATAAAVGGTPATIAGCFHCGEALPAAPATARIDGEPRRFCCDGCAAAAQWIRDASLEDYYRLRTASGGRAATDLEAQLAAFDRDDVQAGHVRDMDGGREITVLTDGMRCAACAWLVDRAVAREPGVREVVANAVTGRIRIAWDPARTTLSGPLRRLAALGYVPYLASGIARERARRAERNRDLLRMGIAGLASMQAMMFAEALYLDIYQQMPVPTRDFLRWITFMVSTPVVFWCGWPFIAGMLRELRNRHLGMDTLIASSTLLAYFASVFETLRGGTHVWYDAAVMFVFLLLGARMLEQRARRIAVAQVDTLARARPELATRELADGSREVVPTAALLPGDIACIAAGDTVPADGTLIDAAARFEEALLTGEVHPVLHAPGDTIYAGTVCREAPARIRVEQVGAGTRLSELEWLVERAQSHRPRAAQLADAFSSRFVAGILVAAVAVYIGWRIHDPSRALEVTIALLVISCPCALSLAVPTALAVAHGTLAKLGVLSTDGEALGSLAAATDIVFDKTGTLGSGRPTLARVEAFGGLDVEDALGIATALERDSLHPIARAFEGRDAGLAVAAVEEHAGLGIAGTVEGRAWRMGRADFAAGRVDDGALWLGDGAQAAARFALEEPARADAAPAIAALRDLGVEVHLSSGDAATTVIAFADMLGIDHAAARQSPEDKLGGVRALQARGKVVAMVGDGLNDAPVLAGADVSIAIGSGAALAHRAAGLVLTAPSLLRIPAAIGLARRTRAIVRQNLAWALGYNLVAIPLAAAGLVTPWVAALGMAVSSLIVTLNALRLARTRAP; encoded by the coding sequence GTGAACGCGGGCGCGGTCGCCACGGCCGCCGCCGTGGGCGGCACGCCCGCCACCATCGCGGGCTGCTTCCACTGCGGCGAAGCGTTGCCGGCCGCGCCGGCCACCGCGCGCATCGATGGCGAACCGCGTCGCTTCTGCTGCGACGGCTGCGCCGCCGCCGCGCAGTGGATCCGCGACGCGAGCCTCGAGGACTACTACCGCCTCCGCACCGCGTCGGGCGGTCGTGCCGCGACCGATCTCGAGGCGCAGCTGGCCGCGTTCGACCGCGACGATGTCCAGGCCGGACACGTGCGCGACATGGACGGCGGCCGCGAGATCACCGTACTCACCGACGGCATGCGCTGCGCCGCCTGCGCCTGGCTGGTCGACCGCGCGGTCGCGCGCGAGCCCGGCGTCCGCGAGGTCGTCGCCAACGCCGTGACCGGCCGCATCCGGATCGCCTGGGATCCGGCGCGCACCACGCTTTCCGGCCCGCTGCGGCGCCTGGCCGCGCTCGGCTACGTGCCCTACCTCGCCTCGGGCATCGCCCGTGAACGCGCGCGCCGCGCCGAGCGCAACCGCGACCTGCTGCGCATGGGCATCGCCGGCCTGGCGTCGATGCAGGCGATGATGTTCGCCGAGGCGCTGTACCTGGACATCTACCAGCAGATGCCGGTGCCCACGCGCGATTTCCTGCGCTGGATCACCTTCATGGTGTCGACGCCGGTGGTGTTCTGGTGCGGCTGGCCGTTCATCGCCGGCATGCTGCGCGAGCTGCGCAACCGCCACCTCGGCATGGACACGCTGATCGCCAGCTCCACGCTGCTGGCGTATTTCGCCAGCGTGTTCGAGACGCTGCGCGGGGGCACGCACGTCTGGTACGACGCCGCGGTGATGTTCGTGTTCCTGCTGCTGGGCGCGCGCATGCTGGAGCAGCGCGCGCGGCGCATCGCCGTGGCCCAGGTCGACACGCTCGCGCGTGCGCGCCCCGAGCTGGCGACGCGCGAACTGGCGGACGGCAGCCGCGAGGTGGTGCCGACTGCCGCCCTGCTGCCCGGCGACATTGCCTGCATCGCGGCTGGCGACACCGTGCCCGCTGACGGCACGCTGATCGATGCCGCCGCGCGGTTCGAAGAGGCGCTGCTGACCGGCGAAGTCCATCCGGTGCTGCATGCGCCGGGCGACACGATCTACGCCGGCACCGTCTGCCGCGAAGCCCCGGCGCGCATTCGCGTCGAACAGGTGGGCGCCGGCACCCGGCTGTCGGAGCTGGAGTGGCTGGTGGAACGCGCGCAGTCGCATCGCCCGCGCGCGGCGCAACTGGCCGACGCGTTCTCCAGCCGCTTCGTGGCCGGCATCCTGGTGGCGGCGGTAGCGGTTTACATCGGCTGGCGGATCCACGATCCGTCGCGTGCGCTCGAGGTGACCATCGCCCTGCTGGTGATCAGCTGCCCCTGCGCACTCTCGCTGGCGGTGCCCACCGCGCTCGCCGTCGCCCACGGCACGCTGGCGAAGCTCGGCGTGCTGTCGACCGATGGCGAGGCGCTGGGCTCGCTCGCCGCGGCGACCGATATCGTCTTCGACAAGACCGGCACCCTCGGCAGCGGCCGGCCCACGCTGGCGCGCGTGGAGGCCTTCGGCGGCCTCGATGTCGAAGACGCACTCGGCATCGCGACGGCGCTGGAGCGCGACAGCCTCCACCCGATTGCCCGCGCATTCGAAGGCCGGGACGCCGGCCTGGCCGTGGCTGCGGTGGAAGAACACGCGGGCCTGGGGATCGCCGGCACCGTCGAGGGGCGCGCCTGGCGGATGGGTCGCGCCGACTTTGCCGCCGGACGGGTCGACGACGGCGCGCTGTGGCTCGGTGACGGCGCGCAGGCTGCCGCCCGCTTCGCCCTCGAGGAGCCAGCGCGTGCCGATGCGGCGCCGGCGATCGCCGCGCTCCGTGACCTGGGCGTGGAAGTGCACCTGTCGAGCGGCGATGCCGCGACGACGGTGATTGCGTTCGCCGACATGCTCGGCATCGACCATGCGGCTGCACGCCAATCACCCGAGGACAAGCTCGGCGGCGTGCGCGCGTTGCAGGCCAGAGGCAAGGTGGTGGCCATGGTCGGTGACGGCCTCAACGACGCACCGGTGCTGGCCGGAGCCGATGTCTCGATCGCGATCGGCAGCGGCGCCGCCCTCGCCCACCGCGCCGCCGGCCTGGTGCTCACCGCGCCCTCGCTGCTGCGCATTCCCGCCGCGATCGGCCTGGCGCGTCGCACGCGCGCCATCGTGCGCCAGAACCTGGCCTGGGCGCTGGGCTACAACCTCGTCGCCATTCCGCTCGCTGCGGCTGGCCTGGTCACGCCCTGGGTGGCGGCGCTGGGCATGGCGGTGTCGTCGCTCATCGTCACCCTCAATGCGTTGCGCCTGGCGCGGACACGCGCGCCATGA
- the ccoS gene encoding cbb3-type cytochrome oxidase assembly protein CcoS: protein MNVLLFLIPVSLVLLLLAVWAFRWAVRKGQFENLDAAAIDILRDDSNDRAPGEDAPRNAQAVDGDSNGPPGGPDRAD, encoded by the coding sequence ATGAACGTCCTGCTGTTCCTCATCCCGGTGAGCCTGGTGCTGCTGCTGCTCGCGGTCTGGGCGTTCCGCTGGGCGGTGCGCAAGGGCCAGTTCGAGAACCTCGACGCGGCAGCGATCGATATCCTGCGCGACGACAGCAACGACCGGGCGCCGGGTGAGGATGCGCCACGCAACGCGCAGGCCGTGGACGGCGACAGCAACGGGCCACCTGGAGGCCCGGACCGTGCCGACTGA